The DNA segment TGCTGTAATTTCTCGACCGTCGATTCGTCGATATCGTATCCGATTACACGGTACTCCGCCTGGGCGAACCCGACTGCCAACGGGAGTCCCACGTAGCCGAGTCCAACGACACAGATCGTTGCCTGTCGTGTGGACGTTTCGTCAGCGTACTCGAGGGGTCCAGTATCGGCGATACCGTACTGGCCAGAATCCTGTTTCCCGTCTCGTTTTTCGGTGTCAGTGAGTGTTGTTGTCATGGGTGGTGTGTCGATTCGTTCACACAACCGCTTGCGTCGGCCCGCTTGCAGCGGTGTCACGTGATCGGCTGTGCGTTCCTCGACTTCGCCAAGTCAGTGGGGGCGGTTTACTATACCTCGAATAAACTGTTGCAATCGTGAGACGGTTCGATAGAGGGGTTTTATGGCCGTTCTCGCGCCCGATTTCGGCGTATCGGCTCAGGGAAGGACGTGCGCGCTTATATCGGAATTAAACAGACCTGTATGGGTCTATAATGAAGGCACTATACCCCACACTCTCGAGTGCGGTCGGCGAACTCACCCAGTGTGACTCGGTCAAGTGCCGGCCGCGGTAGAACCGCGACAACATATGGTATCCAACGTCCCGTTCGAAACCGAATTCGCAATCGTATCCACCACCCTGTCCGATGCGGGTTCGGTTTCGGCTAGCAATCTCCACGCACACGCCATCGTAGTGGGAACATCCCTTTCCCGGATTCGAGACCCTCCCGGGGGGATCTCCTGGCTCCACTTTCTTGGCAGCGGGTGGGACGTAGCCCTGATCGCGGTTCTATTCTTGCTGATTAGTGGCCTCGTTGGGCTTCGTATTCGAGCAGTTGCCACGAAACGTGAGGTCGAGGACCGCGTTCAGTCGCTGGTCCCAGAGGCCGACGATGAATCGGCACAGACGACTCACTCACAAACAACTACTCACCAGGAGTTCGAACAGTACCTCTCGCCCGATACACCACCCGAACTGCTGAGCGATGAAGGGAAGGTGGTCAGACTGCTCGTCGAAAACCACGGTCAAATTCGCCAGCATCAGATCACGGAAGAAACTGGCTGGTCGAAGTCGAAGGTCAGTCGCATCTGCTCGAAGATGCACGAAGACGAGACGATCGAAAAGCAGTCAATCGGTCGAGAGAACGTCATTACGCTGTCCGAAACCAGAGGCACGATTACCGACGACGGCCTCGCTTCCGAGGCCGTCGAGCATCCACTTCCATGATTGGGTATGGGCTGTCACCGGCGACGGCTATCCAACCACCACACCGCCGTTACCGGTGACGGTCCCCTTGCACTCTGACGATCCCTGGCATCGACGACCACTGGTTCTGCTTGTGGTGTCACCTCGAGTGACAGCCATTGCCAACGGTATCGAAGGCAGTCGCAAGTTCGTCGTATCGGGCATCGGACGGATGCACGATGGTTTCCTGACGGACGTCCGCCACAAGTGAGGGGGTATCCCTTCGAGTCAGAGAGGAACTCGTCCGGTACATCGTCTCATTTAACCCCCTGATAAACGACTCGAGGAGAGGTCACAGACCCACCTGTCTCACTGGCAGACCCTGTCCACTGTCGAACTCCGTGATGAACGCAAGCGTCGATGGCGAGCGGTTGTGAAGCCGTGAATTGCAAGCGCTGAAACCGTCCTTTCCGATTCTACCGTCGATAGCGACAGTCTTACCCGTCCTATAGTAATGGACGCTGTTCGTTTTGGTGGGTATAGCGACCCGCGACTCCAGTGATGGGGTGCGGAAGACAAACAACTATGACACGAACCAGTACTGCAGTCCGGCACGAAGCCTCGAGCCGCGGTGTACCAGGCACAGCTGTCGATCACCCTGCTGTCTCCGCGTCGGTAGATAGTGTGACGTGGTTTGCGGTGGCTTCTCGAACGGAGGTGAACGGCTAATGTGTGGTATCATCGCCCGTATTGGCCAGGGGGAAGCCGCGGACACGCTCCTTTCGGGGCTGGAGAACCTCGAGTACCGTGGCTACGACTCGGCTGGTATCGCCGTTCAGAACGGCTCCGGTGTCAAGGTTCACAAGACGGCTGGCGAAGTGTCCGACCTCAAATCGTCACTGGAGACTCGCCCCCACGGAAACGTTGGAATCGGCCATACACGATGGAGTACACATGGCCCGCCGACCGACGAAAACGCACATCCCCATACGGACATGGCGGGCGACGTTGCCGTCGTCCACAACGGTGTCATCGACAACTACGACGAGCTCAGGGCGGAACTCACGGCGAAGGGCCACGAGTTCGAAAGCGATACCGACACGGAAGTGATTCCACACCTCATCGACGAGTACCTGGGGTCCGCTTCCGATACCGAGCAGGCGGTTCGACAGGCCGTCGACACCCTCGAGGGGAGTTACGCTATCGCCGCCATCGTCGACGGTGAGGAACGGGTTTACGCAGCACGGAAAGGCTCACCCCTCGTTCTCGGCCTCGACGACGAGGAGTGGTTCCTTGCGAGTGATGTCCCGGCGTTTCTCGATCAGACGGATCAGGTGATTTACCTCGAGGACGGCGACCTGGTCGTCCTCGAGCCGGACACGTATCGAATCACGGACCTGCAGGGGAACACGCGCGAGCGATCGGTCGATACCGTCGACTGGGACCCCGAAGACGCCGGAAAAGGGGCCTACGACCACTACATGCTCAAAGAGATTCACAGTCAGCCGACTGCGCTTTCGAATACGATCGAAGGCCGGATTCAGGACGGGGAGGTGACGTTCGAAGCCCTTCCAGCGGGAACCTTTGAAGGTATCGAAACCGTCCAGTTCGTCGCCTGTGGAACGTCCTATCACGCAGCGATGTACGGCGGGCAGTTGTTGCGCGTGGCCGACCTCAGGACGGAGATCGTTCGTGCGAGCGAGTACGAGTCGGCCTCCGGACCCGTCGACGAAACGACGCTCGTCGTCGCAGTCACCCAGAGCGGTGAGACTGCCGACACCCTCCACGCACTCCGTACAGGTGCTGACCACGGTGCCCGGACGCTCGCTGTCACGAACGTCGTCGGCTCTACGGCAGCCCGTGAAGCCGATGAAGCGGTCTATATCAGGGCCGGCCCGGAGGTCGGTGTCGCGGCGACGAAGACTTACTCCTCACAGGCGGTCACCCTCGCGTTGCTCACCCAGCGTCTCGCTGACGACGTGGCGCATGCGACACCCACCGATGATCGAGCGGAGATGCTCGATACGCTTGCTGACCTTCCGGATCACCTCGAGCAGATCCTCGACCAGAATGCGGCCGAAACCCTCGCCCAGGAGAGTATCGACAGCGAGTCGTACTTCTTCATCGGGAACGGGCTCGGCCATTCGGTCGCTCTGGAGGGTGCATTGAAATTTAAGGAGATCACGTACGAACACGCCGAAGGCTTCGCCTCTGGCCAACTCAAACACGGTCCACTCGCTCTGGTTACGGAGCGTTCGCCGGTGATCGCCGTGTCGACCGGCGGGGACGACGAGAAGACGAAGACGAACGCCCTCGAGGCACAGTCTCGTGGCGCCCCGATCGTTGCCATTGGTCCGGACGACACGCCGTTGACTGATATCGCGGATACCCACCTCTCGATTCCCGAGACGTACCCCGTCTGGGGAGGCCTGCTCGCAAACGTTCAGCTTCAACTGTTCGCTTACCACGCCGCAAAGCAACTCGACCGCCCGATCGATAAGCCACGGAATCTGGCGAAAAGTGTTACCGTCGAATAACGACACCTCGAGGGGTTCGTGTCCGGTATCACTCGCTGCACGCTACTATCTTTTCACTATCTTCTTACTATCTTTAAGACACCAAAAGGCCCGGTCCCGGTCAATAGGTGAACGGGACGAAACCCACACTCGAGGTCGATGCTACCGACCACGTAAACTGGTCGGGCACCCGTGCGGTGTGTGCTCGAGCCCTCACAACGAACCCACACACGGAATCCACACGACTCGAACACCGATGACGCAACGTCGTCGAGTTCCATGCCGACTTCACACCGTTTTCGAGTCCTTTTCCACAGGATTTCATAGCCGAGGCTGAGTACTCCGTCAGGCGTCGACGTGCGAACCGAACCCGACAATCGTTATCGGTTCGGCCCTCACGTTCAGGCGTGACGAACCACTGGGCGTCCATCTCGTAGTGGTCGACGCTCTCGAATGTACGGTCGGATCGAACTCGAGGGGCCTGCTCGAAGCCGGGGAGCAGAGAAGGGACGTTTTTCCGGCCTCCTCGAGCAAACCCCTGTAGTGAAAGACTCGAACTACCTCGCTACCGATCCGAAAGAGTGGACTGGCTGGTTGTGGTCTGCGAAGCCCCGATGGAAAAATCATCGACTCTGACAGGGTTGGTCGTCGTCTCTTCCCAGTCAGCGAGAACCTCGCTTCGTCGATAACCGATATACAGTGACAACAATCCCTATACAAAGGAACCGTCCGTCGTGTGGGTGTCAAGAAATACTCACGATGTGGATGCGATCGAACCGTCGTTTCCTTCGGTTTACAAAGCGCGTTCGCGAGGTCACAGAAATGTAAGGAGAGCCCACGGCTTTGGCTGTGGCAGGAAGTCGACACCTCGCGGACTGTTAGACGGAATTTGTACACGTCATTGGGGGTGGACCCCATCTGGTCACTGGATCGAAATGCCCGGTCGTACGGATAGCGAGACCCAAGGTCCAACGGACTCCTCGAGCAGCTAACGGTGTCTGCCGCGAGCGAGAAGGTGGGTAGTTCACTCGGACTCGAGTGTCAGCGTAATCGTTTCGTCGTCACCGTCGATTTCGACCGTTGTGGACGCATCCTCGTACCCATCAGTATCGGCCGCAACCGTGTACTCGTCGTCCTCGAGTTCTTCGAACTGTACTTCACCGTCGTCGTCAGTTTCGCCGCTATCATCGGCCGTCCCGAGGAAGGTCGGGTTGAGTTCGACAGTAGCGTCCTCGATTGCGTTCCCATCCTCGTCTTCGACGATCACCGTCAAGGTGTGCGTCTCGTCCGCGTCGTCGCTGTCATCGTCGTCGCTGTCATCGTTGTCACTGTCGTCGTCGTCGCTGTCATCGTCGTCGCTGTCATCGTTGTCACTGTCGTCGTCGTCGCTGTCGTCGTCGCTGTCATCGTCGTCGCTGTCATCGTCGTCACTTCGTTCTTCGAGTGTTAACGTGACCGTTTCGTTCTCCCCATCGATCTCGGCGGTTTCTTCAGCGTCCTCGTAGCCGTCTACGTTCGTCGTCACGGTGTACTCACCGTCGTCGAGTCCCTCGAACGTCGCCTGGCCGTCTTCGATACGCTGTTCATCGCCAGTGAGGATGCCGTTACTGAGTTCGACCGTTCCATTGTCGATTGGATCGCCGTCTTCGTCCTCTACGAACACTGTCAACGTGTGGGTCTCGTCATCGTCGTCGTCCGCGCCACTGCCATCGTCGTCTGTGTCGTCATCGTCGCCGTTGTTACCCCCGTCACTGTCGTCTATTCCGTCATCAGCAGTGTCTTCTTCGTGGTCATCACCTTCCGTACCGTCGCCATCACCACTATCGTCATCGACTGGATCATCTCCTCCATCGGATTCTTCGGTATCGTCTGACGAATCGGTCGAACCGTCGCTGTCTGGCTCGCCGGTGTCGTTATCATCGACACCGTCGTCAAACTCGTCACTGACCGATCCGAGCGCACCGGCGATAGAGCCACCGCTCGCAGCGAGTATCAATCCGGCAACCAAGAGGACGATGCCGCTCACGGTGAGTAGCACCTGGACACTGGTTTGAATCGATCGGGCGTTCGTCCGTTGATTGTTGACGTTTCGGCTCATTGTAGATCACAAAGCAGTAAGGGTGACTAGAAACGTTCCGTCCACACGACAGGCTCGAGGTTCGGTCGGCCATCCGTGTTGAATCGGCTGATTTCGTCACGAGGCGACGGCTGTCTGCCAGCGTGCCGACTCGAGTGAGACACCGGTCGTGCACAAAACCAGCCCTGCTCGTTTCGGGGTTGATCGACAGCCTGGTGTGTACTCATTACGCGATAGTTTTTCGACTCGGTAGTTCACTATGGTGCTGTTAAACCGTTTCACGAGCCAAATTTTCCGAAATGGTCGCACACACAACCTATCGGTTCACACTATCCTGACCCGGCC comes from the Natronosalvus amylolyticus genome and includes:
- a CDS encoding helix-turn-helix transcriptional regulator — its product is MVSNVPFETEFAIVSTTLSDAGSVSASNLHAHAIVVGTSLSRIRDPPGGISWLHFLGSGWDVALIAVLFLLISGLVGLRIRAVATKREVEDRVQSLVPEADDESAQTTHSQTTTHQEFEQYLSPDTPPELLSDEGKVVRLLVENHGQIRQHQITEETGWSKSKVSRICSKMHEDETIEKQSIGRENVITLSETRGTITDDGLASEAVEHPLP
- the glmS gene encoding glutamine--fructose-6-phosphate transaminase (isomerizing) gives rise to the protein MCGIIARIGQGEAADTLLSGLENLEYRGYDSAGIAVQNGSGVKVHKTAGEVSDLKSSLETRPHGNVGIGHTRWSTHGPPTDENAHPHTDMAGDVAVVHNGVIDNYDELRAELTAKGHEFESDTDTEVIPHLIDEYLGSASDTEQAVRQAVDTLEGSYAIAAIVDGEERVYAARKGSPLVLGLDDEEWFLASDVPAFLDQTDQVIYLEDGDLVVLEPDTYRITDLQGNTRERSVDTVDWDPEDAGKGAYDHYMLKEIHSQPTALSNTIEGRIQDGEVTFEALPAGTFEGIETVQFVACGTSYHAAMYGGQLLRVADLRTEIVRASEYESASGPVDETTLVVAVTQSGETADTLHALRTGADHGARTLAVTNVVGSTAAREADEAVYIRAGPEVGVAATKTYSSQAVTLALLTQRLADDVAHATPTDDRAEMLDTLADLPDHLEQILDQNAAETLAQESIDSESYFFIGNGLGHSVALEGALKFKEITYEHAEGFASGQLKHGPLALVTERSPVIAVSTGGDDEKTKTNALEAQSRGAPIVAIGPDDTPLTDIADTHLSIPETYPVWGGLLANVQLQLFAYHAAKQLDRPIDKPRNLAKSVTVE
- a CDS encoding carboxypeptidase-like regulatory domain-containing protein, with amino-acid sequence MSRNVNNQRTNARSIQTSVQVLLTVSGIVLLVAGLILAASGGSIAGALGSVSDEFDDGVDDNDTGEPDSDGSTDSSDDTEESDGGDDPVDDDSGDGDGTEGDDHEEDTADDGIDDSDGGNNGDDDDTDDDGSGADDDDDETHTLTVFVEDEDGDPIDNGTVELSNGILTGDEQRIEDGQATFEGLDDGEYTVTTNVDGYEDAEETAEIDGENETVTLTLEERSDDDDSDDDDSDDDSDDDDSDNDDSDDDDSDDDDSDNDDSDDDDSDDADETHTLTVIVEDEDGNAIEDATVELNPTFLGTADDSGETDDDGEVQFEELEDDEYTVAADTDGYEDASTTVEIDGDDETITLTLESE